From the genome of Nicotiana sylvestris chromosome 2, ASM39365v2, whole genome shotgun sequence, one region includes:
- the LOC138885578 gene encoding uncharacterized protein yields the protein MTGTDSSVTPSLSGSTSQAVNHDVNQPYFLHSSYAPGMTLVTSPFDGRGFPGWRRSIQIALSAKNKLAFINGICDEPALDSKDHAQWSRCNDMVTSWLLNSLTKEIGDSVIYSKSAKELWNSLEHRFGQSNGTKLYHLQKEIAKTVQGYSSIAGYFTTLKKLWDELDSLNSHLGCTCTCVCEGKKKVAKFLEDQRVIQFLMGLNDVYAHARGNILR from the coding sequence ATGACTGGAACAGATTCTTCAGTAACACCTTCTCTTTCTGGATCAACAAGTCAAGCAGTCAATCATGATGTCAACCAGCCCTATTTTCTTCACTCTTCATATGCTCCTGGGATGACTCTTGTGACCTCACCTTTTGATGGAAGAGGATTCCCAGGATGGAGAAGGTCAATACAGATTGCATTGTCAGCCAAAAACAAGCTGGCGTTCATCAATGGGATTTGTGATGAACCTGCCTTGGATTCAAAGGATCATGCACAATGGAGTAGGTGCAATGACATGGTAACCTCATGGCTTTTAAATTCTCTAACTAAGGAGATAGGAGACAGTGTAATCTATTCCAAATCTGCAAAAGAACTTTGGAATAGTCTTGAACATAGATTTGGACAATCCAATGGAACCAAACTCTACCACCTACAAAAGGAAATTGCTAAGACAGTTCAGGGATATAGCAGTATTGCAGGATACTTCACAACTCTGAAAAAGTTATGGGATGAGTTAGATTCCCTGAACTCGCATCTAGGTTGCACTTGTACCTGTGTGTGTGAAGGGAAGAAGAAGGTAGCCAAGTTCCTAGAGGATCAGAGAGTCATCCAATTCCTAATGGGACTGAATGATGTGTATGCACATGCAAGAGGCAATATCCTCAGATGA
- the LOC104228187 gene encoding uncharacterized protein, whose protein sequence is MGGCVSTPASTIRVRKKYHRRHRKNSNSGLVGTRKRNSDARVTDIAVSEFVRTTTTSGRSEVSSSTFHLTQLQWQHSQIDANVLCQEEAWFDTHSILESDSDDDFSSVHGDIFPNISSGQVLQYETSSCFMDSKLKYKEYHEKYLKIDGSKTEKVLSKDVVQDPKGLAVVSAQDYIPSLGKGEDLGTKKKKNLDRAYASFKGVKKDKLQEKTQEKVFKSVLPKLVSSLSFNDKTINASNSGPHSQVKKSTIIRLSLKRTSVDGEEKNEFCSSRKYLVRPRAGHVIPCCTEEKLIAGSWSKIEPSNFKLRGDSYFKDKRKSPAPNVCPYIPIGVDLFVCPRKINHIAQHIELPSIKGDGKIPPLLIVNIQLPTYPAPMFLGDADGEGLSLVIYFKLSESFEEDISPQFQDFIKRFIEDDMEKVKGFAKESIVPFRERLKITVGLVNPDELVSSATERKLLNAYNEKPVLSRPQHNFYQGPNYFEVDLDIHRFSYIARKGLDAFRERLQHGIVDFGLTIQAQKPEELPEKVLGCVRLNKIDFVDRGQIPTLVRVEEDSCSD, encoded by the exons ATGGGTGGTTGTGTATCAACTCCAGCAAGCACAATCAGGGTAAGGAAGAAATACCATCGTCGTCATAGAAAGAATTCAAACTCAGGTCTAGTAGGAACCAGGAAAAGAAATAGCGATGCACGGGTGACAGATATTGCTGTTAGTGAGTTTGTTCGTACAACTACAACCTCCGGAAGATCTGAGGTCTCTAGTTCCACATTCCATCTTACTCAGTTGCAGTGGCAACATAGTCAAATAGATGCTAATG TTCTTTGTCAAGAAGAAGCATGGTTTGACACGCACAGCATTTTGGAGTCCGACTCAGATGATGACTTCAGTAGTGTTCATGGGG ATATTTTCCCCAACATTTCAAGTGGACAAGTACTTCAGTATGAAACTTCATCATGCTTTATGGATAGCAAACTCAAGTACAAAGAATACCATGAGAAATATCTCAAGATAGATGGCAGTAAAACAGAGAAGGTTTTGAGCAaagatgtagttcaggatccaaaAGGACTTGCAGTTGTAAGTGCTCAAGACTATATTCCATCGCTAGGGAAGGGTGAAGACCTTGgaaccaaaaagaagaagaatttgGATCGTGCCTATGCAAGTTTTAAAGGTGTAAAAAAGGATAAACTGCAGGAGAAAACTCAGGAGAAGGTGTTCAAGTCTGTCTTACCGAAGCTGGTTAGTTCATTGAGTTTCAATGACAAAACAATTAATGCATCAAATTCAGGCCCACATTCTCAAGTAAAGAAATCAACTATTATAAGGCTTTCTCTGAAGAGGACGTCTGTTGATGGAGAAGAAAAGAACGAATTTT GTTCTTCAAGAAAGTATCTTGTCCGCCCCAGGGCTGGGCACGTAATTCCTTGTTGCACAGAAGAAAAGCTCATTGCAGGAAGTTGGTCAAAGATTGAGCCCTCAAACTTTAAGCTCCGTGGTGATAGTTATTTCAA AGATAAGAGGAAAAGCCCTGCTCCTAATGTGTGTCCTTATATTCCAATTGGGGTCGACTTATTTGTTTGCCCTAGAAAGATCAATCACATCGCACAGCACATTGAGCTTCCTTCTATAAAAGGAGATGGAAAAATACCTCCATTACTAATTGTTAATATTCAG TTGCCTACTTATCCTGCTCCAATGTTCCTTGGTGATGCTGATGGGGAAGGCTTGAGCCTTGTTATATATTTCAAACTTTCTGAAAGTTTTGAGGAGGACATCTCTCCCCAGTTTCAAGACTTCATCAAG AGATTCATTGAAGACGACATGGAAAAGGTAAAAGGATTTGCAAAGGAGTCAATTGTTCCTTTCAGAGAGAGATTGAAGATTACGGTTGGGTTGGTTAATCCAGATGAGCTTGTTTCAAGTGCAACAGAAAGAAAGCTTTTGAATGCTTACAATGAAAAGCCTGTGCTTTCCCGTCCTCAACACAACTTTTATCAG GGCCCAAATTACTTTGAAGTTGATCTTGATATTCATCGCTTCAGCTACATAGCTAGAAAGGGGCTTGATGCTTTTAGAGAACGTTTACAACATGGAATAGTTGATTTTGGTCTAACAATTCAG GCACAGAAGCCAGAGGAGTTGCCAGAGAAAGTGCTTGGTTGTGTTAGATTGAACAAGATAGATTTTGTTGATCGTGGCCAAATACCCACGCTTGTGAGAGTTGAGGAAGATTCGTGTTCAGATTAA